Proteins from one Candida orthopsilosis Co 90-125, chromosome 2 draft sequence genomic window:
- a CDS encoding Mcm3 DNA replication protein: MDDTTQFDEQPLDAVFGDRVRRFQEFLDRIDANTGVDYRAQIRDLIIKGKYRLNVSIDQIRDFDREFWQGLLNQPADYLPACERALRDTVLTIYDPSDSSFPSDFDTNQQYYLSFKGAFGSHSITPRSIDSNYLSKMVSIEGIVTRASLVRPKVIRSVQYADATGRFYAREYRDQTTSFDAISTPPIYPTEDMDGNKLTTEYGYSTYKDHQKISVQEMPETAPAGQLPRSVDVILDDDLVDLTKPGDRVQIVGVYRALGGGVNNNSSFKTVILGNSVYPLHARSTGVASQEKITDHDIRNINKLSKDKKIFDILSQSLAPSIYGFEHIKKAVLLMMMGGVEKNLDNGTHLRGDINILMVGDPSTAKSQILRFVLNTASLAIATTGRGSSGVGLTAAVTTDKETGERRLEAGAMVLADRGIVCIDEFDKMSDSDRVAIHEVMEQQTVTIAKAGIHTSLNARCSVIAAANPVFGQYDVHKDPHKNIALPDSLLSRFDLLFVVTDDVNPTKDRVISEHVLRMHRFVPPGMMEGEPIREKSNVTLAVGDDEVNEQELLEQPVFEKFNALLHAGVARNSKKSPTILSIPFLKKYIQYAKQRIKPVLTKSASAYIVTTYSSLRNDLIGNNQRNTAPITARTLETLIRLASAHAKVRLSKSVEVKDAKVAEEMLRYALFKEIPKKQKKKRRTVAETFDSESESEEDSEEEIAGTRPSTRRTRLTEQQEQQQQRTPETTPEPPLGHQDNDGDTEEVGDELEQFHITNENEQQSSQAEDTQSSSHIHPLSDRATNTEQPSRISSERFQTFRRVLQKVIRSEVFTGPESQRIAPIESVTTAINEEMAQEEKFTESEIETGLEKMQDDNKIFLAEGKVWTM; the protein is encoded by the coding sequence ATGGATGATACTACTCAATTTGATGAGCAACCTTTGGATGCTGTCTTTGGTGACAGAGTTAGAAgatttcaagaatttttgGACAGAATAGATGCAAATACTGGTGTTGATTACAGAGCTCAAATAAGAGACTTGATTATTAAAGGTAAATACAGATtaaatgtttcaattgatcaaatcagAGATTTCGACAGAGAGTTTTGGCAAGGGTTATTGAACCAACCTGCTGATTATTTACCGGCTTGTGAGCGTGCTTTAAGAGACACAGTTTTAACAATTTACGATCCTAGTGACTCATCGTTCCCAAGTGACTTTGATACAAACCAGCAGTATTACTTGAGTTTTAAGGGAGCTTTTGGTAGTCATTCAATCACCCCTAGATCCATTGACTCAAATTACTTATCAAAGATGGTGTCGATTGAAGGTATTGTCACAAGAGCTTCTTTAGTTCGCCCTAAAGTCATTAGGTCAGTGCAATATGCTGATGCTACTGGTAGATTCTACGCAAGAGAATACAGAGATCAAACCACTTCTTTTGATGCTATTTCAACCCCTCCAATTTATCCCACTGAAGACATGGATGGTAACAAATTGACTACCGAGTATGGTTATTCAACGTATAAAgatcatcaaaaaatatCTGTTCAAGAGATGCCAGAAACTGCACCAGCAGGTCAATTACCCAGATCCGTGGATGTCATTTTAGATGATGACTTGGTGGATCTTACAAAACCAGGAGACCgtgttcaaattgttggGGTTTACCGTGCATTGGGTGGAGGtgtaaacaacaattcttcattcaaaacAGTTATTTTGGGAAATTCTGTTTACCCACTACATGCTAGATCGACTGGTGTCGCGTCACAAGAAAAGATTACCGATCACGATATCAGAAATATAAACAAGCTTTCCAAagacaagaaaatatttgatatCTTATCTCAGTCATTAGCTCCTTCGATTTATGGATTTGAGCATATCAAGAAGGcagttttgttgatgatgatgggaGGTGTGGAAAAGAATTTGGACAATGGTACCCATTTGAGAGGAGATATCAATATTTTAATGGTTGGTGACCCATCGACAGCAAAGTCTCAAATCTTGagatttgttttgaatacGGCTTCATTGGCTATTGCAACAACTGGTAGAGGTTCTTCTGGTGTTGGTTTGACTGCTGCAGTAACCACTGATAAAGAAACCGGTGAAAGAAGACTAGAAGCCGGTGCGATGGTTTTAGCAGACAGGGGGATTGTGTGcattgatgagtttgataAGATGTCGGACTCAGATAGAGTAGCGATTCACGAAGTCATGGAACAACAAACTGTCACCATCGCTAAAGCAGGTATCCATACCTCCTTAAATGCTCGTTGTTCTGTCATTGCAGCAGCCAACCCAGTATTTGGTCAGTATGATGTACACAAAGATCCACACAAGAATATTGCTTTGCCGGATTCGTTGTTATCTCGTTTCGATTTGTTATTTGTTGTCACGGATGACGTCAATCCAACCAAAGATAGAGTCATTTCAGAACATGTATTGAGGATGCACAGGTTTGTGCCTCCCGGAATGATGGAAGGAGAGCCAATCAGggaaaaatcaaatgtgaCACTAGCCGTTGGTGATGACGAGGTAAATGAACAAGAGTTGTTGGAACAACCAGTTTTCGAAAAATTTAACGCTTTATTACATGCTGGTGTAGCAAGAAATTCCAAGAAATCGCCTACGATCTTGtcaattccatttttgaaaaagtacaTTCAATATGCCAAACAAAGAATCAAGCCTGTACTAACAAAGAGTGCGTCTGCTTATATTGTAACCACTTATTCATCGCTAAGAAACGACTTGATTGGaaacaatcaaagaaaCACAGCACCAATCACAGCTAGAACTTTGGAAACTTTAATCCGTTTGGCTTCAGCTCACGCCAAGGTGAGATTGTCCAAAAGTGTAGAGGTCAAGGATGCTAAAGTTGCCGAGGAAATGTTGAGATACGCTTTGTTCAAGGAAATCCccaagaaacaaaagaaaaagagaagaacCGTTGCtgaaacttttgattcaGAGCTGGAATCTGAGGAAGATTCAGAGGAAGAAATAGCGGGAACTAGACCAAGTACGAGAAGAACTAGGCTAACGGAACAGCAagagcaacaacaacagagAACTCCAGAAACCACGCCAGAGCCACCATTGGGTCATCAAGATAACGATGGTGATACAGAAGAGGTCGGTGATGAGTTGGAGCAATTCCACATAACAAACGAGAATGAACAACAATCTTCTCAGGCCGAAGATACTCAATCTAGTTCCCACATACATCCACTTAGTGATAGAGCAACTAATACCGAACAGCCATCCAGGATAAGTTCAGAAAGGTTCCAAACCTTCAGAAGAGTACTTCAAAAAGTTATTCGCTCTGAAGTGTTTACAGGTCCCGAGTCACAACGTATTGCTCCTATTGAAAGTGTCACGACTGCcatcaatgaagaaatggCACAGGAGGAGAAATTTACAGAGTCTGAAATCGAAACCGGACTTGAGAAGATGCAAGATGAtaacaaaattttcctcGCTGAAGGTAAAGTGTGGACAATGTAG
- a CDS encoding Cbp6 protein (S. cerevisiae homolog CBP6 localizes to mitochondrion) encodes MSSPKAQITQKLISVLKTLPNERLKPYASFKESQLKRFEDRDMVSLISEGDLKLQFIALKELVNDKYKNYYKLDDKLLKPKGNPEYYNRLMSEIKGEKKESLLTAMRTIVFGK; translated from the coding sequence ATGAGTTCCCCAAAAGCCCAAATAACGCAAAAGTTGATATCGgtattgaaaactttgcCCAACGAAAGGTTGAAACCTTATGCTTCTTTCAAAGAATCACAACTAAAGAGATTTGAAGATCGAGATATGGTATCGTTGATTTCGGAAGGGGATCTCAAACTACAATTTATAGCTTTGAAGGAACTTGTGAATGataaatataaaaattATTACAAACTAGatgataaattgttgaaaccaAAGGGAAATCCAGAGTATTATAATCGGTTAATGAGTGAGATTAAGGgtgaaaagaaggaatcTTTACTAACAGCAATGAGAACAATAGTATTTGGTAAATAA
- a CDS encoding Urh1 protein (S. cerevisiae homolog URH1 has role pyrimidine nucleoside catabolic process, nicotinate nucleotide salvage, ER-associated protein catabolic process, NAD biosynthesis via nicotinamide riboside pathway, pyrimidine salvage) codes for MTNQQIPIWLDCDPGNDDAFAILLSVFSPRYKLLGISTVHGNAPLHMTTHNTLAVLDLLNIFNVKVYEGEGKPLVNAPRYALDVHGVTGIGGVELPETSINKCVTSVSYIDAIKEAIDANAHEICLVVTGTMTNIALLVERYPEIVNKIKFISVMGGSFGMGNATPYAEFNFHTDPHAIKAVMDKLQDKIILTPLNLTHKIIATGAVRKQIYSEEDETRNSSLRKAFYDILMFYGKAYAKLEDMTSGPPLHDPVALYSLLPLVDGNCAKYGYQYLRKKLDVVIGGPHEGESVIVNKQLPLNESENEGVYIGENLDAQKFWDCMLEALRAAELNLK; via the coding sequence ATgacaaatcaacaaattccaatttggCTTGATTGTGACCCCGGTAACGACGACGCATTTGCAATCTTGCTATCCGTTTTCAGCCCTCGCTATAAGTTGTTGGGAATATCTACGGTTCATGGTAATGCTCCATTACATATGACGACGCATAATACATTAGCGGTATTGGACCTattgaatattttcaaCGTGAAGGTTTACGAAGGAGAAGGAAAACCACTAGTGAATGCGCCTCGTTATGCTTTGGATGTACATGGCGTAACGGGTATCGGGGGGGTAGAGTTACCAGAAACATCGATCAACAAATGTGTTACTTCTGTTTCGTATATTGATGCAATTAAGGAGGCCATTGACGCAAATGCACATGAGATTTGTCTTGTTGTTACTGGTACAATGACAAATATTGCTCTTTTGGTTGAAAGGTATCCAGAGATTGTTAATAAAATCAAGTTTATTTCAGTGATGGGAGGTAGTTTTGGCATGGGTAATGCAACCCCATATGctgaattcaatttccacACCGACCCACATGCCATAAAAGCTGTAATGGACAAATTACAGGATAAAATTATTCTAACGCCGTTGAATCTCACCCACAAAATTATAGCCACTGGCGCTGTGCGTAAACAAATCTATAGTGAAGAGGACGAAACAAGAAACAGTTCCTTAAGGAAAGCCTTTTATGACATATTGATGTTTTATGGCAAGGCTTATGCTAAATTAGAGGACATGACTAGTGGTCCACCATTGCATGATCCAGTGGCGCTCTACAGTTTGTTACCTTTAGTGGATGGAAATTGTGCTAAATATGGCTACCAGTATTtaagaaagaaattggatgttGTTATTGGGGGTCCGCACGAAGGGGAAAGTGTCATTGTTAATAAACAGTTGCCGCTTAACGAGTCTGAGAATGAAGGTGTGTATATAGGTGAGAACTTGGATGCTCAAAAGTTTTGGGATTGTATGTTGGAAGCTTTGCGTGCAGCTGaattaaatttgaaatag
- a CDS encoding Yeh1 protein (S. cerevisiae homolog YEH1 has sterol esterase activity, has role in sterol metabolic process localizes membrane, lipid particle) — MKSEGIPSRTQETKYNWFQKYTIIFISSLCSVVYSTILCTGAIIHSWYQGLEGENKLKPPDVEVRSHGYVPRVAFENIKSLKATSDLQYYLQALDLDLEEYDVTTPDGYILILHHIIDPKETKKQRDLRKPVFLQHGLLSCSGTFIASGRNSLAYYFHEQGKDVWMGNNRSWFKARHATIKGNLYNSELYWKWGMKELAYQDLPAMIETVMSMKPKHDKLTLFGHSQGGLQSFLMLSNPEFSFIHEKIDLFVPLAPAIYPGQLFYTRSFIKILVKLPKSAWTTIFGFCAMLRNLCLIRDYIAQTWLFGKLSYYMFKFLFGWTGRNWGSDVFVWHILFIFNMSYVSVELMQYYLANFASGGFVEMLQPKESYFNNDHYSADTYKSNDADMTFPYHISWFKETCKVPILVFIGDDDYLVDGKRLISHMQHYEPGYTEGQTFKHFNIPTYNHLDICWAEDVIGTIGYFVCKEWEQLERNRNGEGGEKVASSEIINE; from the coding sequence ATGAAGAGTGAAGGCATCCCGAGTCGTACTCAGGAGACTAAATACAATTGGTTTCAGAAGTACACAATTATATTTATTAGTTCCTTGTGCTCAGTAGTTTACTCAACCATCTTATGTACTGGTGCAATAATCCATAGTTGGTATCAAGGGCTTGAAGGGGAAAATAAGTTGAAGCCTCCAGATGTTGAGGTAAGAAGCCATGGGTATGTACCGAGAGTAGCATTTGAAAACATAAAGTCTCTCAAGGCAACTAGTGATTTACAGTACTACCTTCAAGCATTAGATTTAGATTTGGAAGAGTACGACGTTACCACGCCAGATGGGTATATTCTAATCTTACATCACATAATCGATCCtaaagaaaccaaaaaaCAAAGGGATTTGAGGAAACCAGTCTTCCTCCAGCATGGGCTATTGTCCTGTTCAGGTACGTTTATCGCAAGTGGGCGCAATTCATTGGCATATTACTTCCACGAGCAAGGGAAAGATGTGTGGATGGGAAACAACCGTTCATGGTTTAAGGCAAGGCATGCCACCATTAAAGGCAACTTGTACAATAGTGAATTATATTGGAAATGGGGAATGAAGGAATTAGCTTATCAGGATTTGCCTGCTATGATTGAAACTGTAATGAGCATGAAGCCAAAACATGACAAACTCACATTATTCGGACATCTGCAAGGCGGTCTTCAAAGCTTTCTCATGTTGCTGAATCCCGAATTTTCCTTCATTcatgaaaagattgatttatttgtGCCATTGGCGCCAGCGATATATCCTGGTCAATTGTTCTACACAAGatcattcatcaaaattctCGTCAAATTGCCTAAGTCTGCGTGGACGACTATATTTGGATTCTGCGCCATGCTTCGAAATTTGTGTCTCATTCGTGATTACATCGCTCAAACATGGTTGTTTGGTAAGCTATCTTACTATATGtttaaatttttatttggCTGGACTGGACGCAATTGGGGTAGTGACGTATTTGTGTGGCATattctcttcatcttcaacatgAGCTATGTATCGGTGGAATTGATGCAGTACTACTTGGCGAATTTTGCATCTGGTGGTTTCGTGGAAATGTTGCAACCAAAGGAATCgtatttcaataatgatcACTATTCCGCAGATACATACAAGTCGAATGATGCAGATATGACCTTTCCTTACCATATCTCGTGGTTCAAGGAAACTTGCAAAGTGCCAATACTTGTGTTTATAGGTGACGATGACTATCTCGTTGATGGAAAGCGATTAATCTCGCACATGCAACACTATGAACCAGGTTATACGGAGGGCCAAACTTTTAAGCACTTCAACATCCCCACGTATAATCACCTAGACATTTGTTGGGCCGAAGATGTTATTGGAACTATCGGTTATTTCGTGTGCAAAGAATGGGAGCAGTTGGAAAGAAATAGAAACGGAGAAGGCGGCGAAAAAGTGGCAAGTAgtgaaatcatcaatgagTAG
- a CDS encoding Noc4 nucleolar protein: MAPKRKSTKQAETSISKKQKDETTDLLSLEEVKSLGEDIKNASKFNNFVILLDQLQSIQKLLTEKEDIEAETSGRQIVLIVYERFEVLSNEGMMTGSKKHNEKQRLVVNWLSDKYQTFKSTILKILSSKLFYETSLQLDAMEVYLNLIKLESQVSEKQFPKKTYQQFLESLLYNSIGEILSDGSSNNFIVLEFSEIFKNYWDLQFYLFDTLNDTLLSWKDNLSNQELQRIFANVVTIIRNGLKFNQEDLENEPTFVSKDVLPSTIYKHNKFKSQFQKCILAILSYPLSSPQYKLILSILHKRIIPYMSQPQGLMDFLTDAYNLQDDLIIPILSLNSLYELMKSYNLEYPDFYSKLYSLLRPELFYTRYRSRFFRLCDLFLSSTHLSANLVASFIKKLARLAMTSSASGVVIIIPFIYNLLKRHPTCMIMLHNTDESQVGDPFDNLETNPLNTQAIKSSLWELETLMSHYHPNIATLAKIFGEPFRKPNYNMEDFLDWSYQSLLETEKTRRYKNQAALEFETFDAVLAEKNKEGDYLLEGWSL; encoded by the coding sequence ATGGCACCAAAAAGGAAGAGCACTAAGCAAGCAGAAACAAGTATACTGAAAAAACAGAAAGATGAAACCACAGATTTGTTGTCCTTGGAGGAAGTGAAATCGCTTGGGGAGGACATCAAAAATGCATCAAAGttcaataattttgttATATTACTTGACCAACTCCAGAGCATTCAAAAATTGCTCACTGAGAAAGAAGATATAGAGGCAGAAACTCTGGGTCGTCAAATTGTGCTCATCGTATATGAAAGATTCGAAGTCTTGTCCAACGAAGGAATGATGACAGGATCTAAAAAGCacaatgaaaaacaaagattAGTGGTAAACTGGTTGTCAGACAAGTACCAAACTTTCAAGTCAACCATACTAAAGATATTGCTGTCCAAATTGTTTTACGAAACATCATTGCAGTTGGATGCAATGGAAGTGTATTTGAATCTCATCAAGTTGGAATCTCAAGTTTCGGAGAAGCAGTTTCCAAAGAAAACATATCAGCAATTTCTTGAGTCATTGTTGTATAACAGTATTGGCGAGATTTTATCTGATGGGTCATCGAATAACTTTATTGTTCTAGAGTTCAGtgaaatattcaaaaactACTGGGATTTGCAATTCTACTTGTTTGACACTTTAAACGACACCCTTTTGTCATGGAAAGACAACTTATCAAACCAAGAGCTTCAAAGAATATTCGCAAACGTTGTCACTATTATACGAAATGGATTGAAGTTTAACCAAGAAGACCTTGAAAACGAACcaacttttgtttcaaaggATGTATTACCTTCAACAATATACAAGCACAACAAGTTTAAATCacagtttcaaaaatgcaTATTAGCAATTTTGTCTTACCCGTTGTCCTCACCACAATACAAAttaattttatcaattctACATAAACGTATAATTCCCTATATGTCACAACCTCAGGGTTTGATGGATTTCTTAACAGACGCGTACAATTTACAAGATGACTTGATTATTCCTATATTGTCACTTAACTCATTATAcgaattgatgaaaagcTATAACTTGGAATACCCTGATTTTTACTCAAAATTGTACTCATTGTTGAGACCAGAATTGTTTTACACAAGATATAGATCGAGATTCTTTCGTTTGTGCGACTTGTTCTTGTCGTCAACTCACTTATCAGCAAATTTAGTGGCTTCTTTCATAAAGAAACTAGCAAGATTGGCCATGACATCCAGTGCCTCGGGTGTGGTCATCATCATCCCATTCATCTATAATTTACTAAAGAGACACCCAACTTGTATGATAATGTTGCACAATACAGATGAATCCCAGGTAGGAGACCCATTTGATAACCTTGAGACAAACCCTTTAAATACACAAGCCATTAAGTCATCACTCTGGGAATTAGAAACGTTAATGAGTCACTACCATCCCAACATTGCCACATTGGCTAAAATTTTTGGGGAGCCATTTAGAAAGCCAAATTATAATATGGAGGATTTTTTGGATTGGAGTTATCAGAGCTTGTTGGAAACTGAAAAAACTCGTAGATACAAAAACCAAGCTGcacttgaatttgaaacttttgatgCTGTTTTGGCGGAAAAAAACAAGGAAGGAGACTACTTATTGGAAGGCTGGAGTTTATAG